CGTGCGCTCAACGGTCGCTCGATGTCCGGTCCGTCCGCCGTGGGCTGTTCGGCCTTGGCGTGCCGTAGCAGCACGAGCGTGCGTTGCTGTCCCGAGGCGTCCGTCATGCCACCAGCTTGCCCGATTGGCGATCTCCGTGCCGGGGTAAGTCCCTCGATGCCGCAACCTCATCCATGGCCGCGGCGAAGTGGAATGCAGCTTCGAGCCGAGGAGACGACGACATGGGCATCGGTGGCAGTATCTTCCTGATCGCGCTGGGCGCGATCTTCGCGTTCGCCGTGGAGGCGGATCTGGGCTGGCTCAACCTGAGCGTCGTCGGCTGGGTGCTGATGCTCGCCGGTGTCGCTGGCCTGCTCGTCACCCTCTACTTCTGGAACTCCCGGCGTCGTCCGGTCGTCGCTCCGGTCCGTGAGGAGCGCGTGGTCGCCGAGCGCGCCGTTCCCGTGCAGGACAACCGGGTGGTGCAGGAGTACCGCGAGGTGCGCCGACCCGACCCGATGGTCTGACCCGTACGAGACACAACGGGGTGGCGGGAACGATCCGCCACCCCGTTGTCGTGCCGTCCGCCTCGGCTCAGGCGAACAGCGCGAAATAGATCGCGATGTGATGGCAGATCGCCGCGACCAGCGTGCAGGCGTGGAAGAACTCGTGATGGCCGAAAACGGTGGGCCACGGGTTCGGCCGACGCAGCGCGTAGAAGACCGCGCCGACGGTGTAGATGCCGCCGCCCACGGCCAGCAGCACCAGGGCGGTGACCCCGCCGTGGTGCAGGATGTCCGGCAGCATTCCCACGGACACCCAGCCGAGCGCCAGATAGAGCGGAGCGGAGAGCCACCGTGACGCGTGCGGCCAGATCAACTTCAGTGCCACGCCGCCCAGGGCGCCGCCCCAGACCACCGAGAGCATGATCACGGCGGCGCGGGTCTCCAGCAGCAGAACACAGAACGGTGTGTATGTGCCGGCGATGAACAAGAAGATCATCGAGTGGTCCATCCGGCGCATCACCTGGTACCCGCGTGTCGACCACACTCGACGGTGATAGAGCGCGCTGGTGCCGAAGAGGCCGCAGACGGTGAGGCTGTAGACGCCGGTACTGACCAGGGGTGTCCAGCCGGGGCGGGCGGCGGCGATCGAGCAGAGCACGATGCCGCAGATCAGTGCGACGAAGAACGCGTACGTGTGCAGCCAGCCGCGCATCCGGGGTTTCCCGATGTCGACCGGCTTGAGCCGGGGACGTGCTGAGGTGGTCACGGAATCAGGTTACGACAGCGTAGGTTACCTTCGGGTAGTGCAACGCGTCACGCCGTCCGACCAGCAGTCGACGCGCCGGTGGGCGACCGTCGGTCAGGATGGCGGGATGCGGATCAGACCGGTCGGCGCGCACGCCCTTTTGCTCGACCTCACCCCACCACCGCCCCCCGAACCCGGCGGCGCCGCAGACCCGAGCGGCGATGTCGGCAACGGCTCCCCGACGGACGGCCTTCCTTCCGGTGGCTCCCCGACCGGTGGCTCCCCGACCGGTGGCTCCCCGGCGGAGGGATCCGCGGCGGGCGAATTCCCGACTGGCGGCGGGACGGTCGTCGACCTGGTGGAGGCGTGGCGAGCCGAGCTGTGGCGTCGCCGCGATAGAGGTGACCTGGTCGCCGAGGAGATCGTCCCGGCGGCCACGACCGTTCTGCTCGACGGCGTGCCGGACCTTGAGGCAACCGCCATCCGCATAGCCGACTGGACCCCCACCCTCCGACCCGCGCCCGCGCCCGCGCCCGGCCTCGCGCCCGCGCCCGGCGCGGACACCCCCACTGCACCGCGTCGATCATGGAGTTGTGGTGGGGACAAAGAGTCACATAACAGGACAGGCTATCGACCACCACTCCATGATCGACGCGGTGAGGCCGCGATGGAGCGTGAGGCCGCGATGGCGGATGCGGCGGGGTGGGGCGGGGGTGGTGGGGTGGTCGAGGTACCGGTCAGCTTCGACGGGGAGGATCTGCCTCGGGTCGCCGAACTCTGGCGGGTGGACGTGCCGGCGGTGGTACGTCGGCTGCGGGAGACCGAGTTCCGGGTGGCGTTCTGCGGCTTCGCGCCCGGATTCGGGTATCTGACCGGGTTACCCGCCGGACTGGCGGTGCCCCGGCTGGCCACACCCCGTGCCCGCGTTCCGGCTGGTGCGGTCGGGCTGGCCGGGCCGTACGCCGGAATCTATCCGACCGCCTCGCCCGGCGGTTGGCTGCTGGTCGGACGGACCGGGCTGACCCTCTTCGACGTGACGGCCGATCCGCCCGCTCTGTTGACGCCCGGTACCCGCGTCCGGCTGGTGCAGGCATGACCGGCGGACCGCCGCTTACGCCGGCCGTGACCGGTGGGATGCCGCTCGCAGGCGGTGTACCGGCGGTGTCACTGCGAGGGGAGATCGAGGTGCTGCGGGCCGGGGCGTTGACCACGGTGCAGGACCAGGGGCGCGTCGGATGGGCCCATCTCGGGGTGCCGCGTTCCGGTGCGCTCGACCCGGCGGCGTTGCGGCTGGCCAACCGGCTGGTCGGCAATCCGGAGTCGGCGGCCGGACTGGAGATCACGCTGACCGGCTGCGACCTGCGGGTGGACCGGGCCACCACGGTCGCGGTGGTGGGTGCCGAGGCGGACATCTGGATCGGTACGCGGCCCGGCGACACCGGACGCCCGCTGGCCGTACCGGGCGGAACGGTGCTCCGTACAGGTCCCGCCCGACGGGGTCTGCGGTGCTGGCTGGCGGTGGCCGGGGGCATCGCGGTCGACCCGGTGCTGGGCAGTCGTGCCACGGACACGCTCGCCGGGCTCGGACCGGCACCACTGCGCGACGGCGATCTGCTGCCGCTCGGTGTCGTGCCGGATCCACCCGCGCCGGTCGACTTCACGGTGCCACCGCCGTTCCCGGCGGAACTGCACCTGACGGTGCGACTCGGCCCACGGCATGACTGGTTCACCCCGGTCGCGCTGGACCGGCTGCTCGGCACGGCGTACCAGGTGAGTCCGTTGAGCAACCGGGTCGGTGCGCGGCTGTCCGGTGCGCCGCTGCCCCGCGCGGTGGCCGGGGAACTGCCGAGCGAGGGCATCGTCCTCGGCGCGGTGCAGGTGCCGGCGGACGGCCAACCGTTGGTCTTCCTCGCCGACCATCCCACCACCGGTGGCTATCCGGTCATCGCGGTGGTGGACGACGTGACCCCACTCGCGCAGGCCCGTCCAGGCACTACGGTCAGGTTTCATGGACCTGAACGCTGACCTCGGTGAGGGATTCGGTATCTGGCCCCTCGGCGACGACGAGGCTCTGCTCAATCTGATCACCTCCGCCAACGTCGCCTGCGGCTTCCACGCCGGGGACGCGCCCACGATGCGCCGGGTCTGCGCCACGGCGGCGCAGCGTGGCGTGGCGATCGGTGCGCAGGTCGGCTACCGGGACCTCGCCGGTTTCGGCCGGCGGGCGATCGCGTACGAGTTCGCCGAGTTGCGCGACGAGGTGCTCTACCAGATCGGCGCGCTCCAGGCGTTCTGCCGGGCGTACCGCACCCGGGTCCGCTACCTGAAGCCGCACGGGGCGCTCTATCACGCGGCGGCGTGCGAGGAGATGCCGGCGGCGGCGATCGTCGCGGCGGTCGACGACTTCGATCGGGACCTGCCGCTGCTCTGCCCGCCCGGCTCGGTGCTGGCCCAACTCGCCCAGGGCGCCGGGATGCGCGTGGTGGCCGAGGGGTTCGCGGACCGCAACTATCTGCCCAACGGTCGACTGGTGCCGCGTACCTCGCCCGACGCCCTGGTCACCGACCCGCAGGAGGTGGCGAACCGGGCGGTGCGGATGGCCACCGAGCGGGCGGTGACGGCCGTGGACGGGAGCGCGATCCCGTGTGTCGTCGAGTCGATCTGCCTGCACGGCGACAGTCCCGGCGCGGTGGCCGCCGCGGAACTCGTCCGCGCCGCACTCATCGATGCCGGAGTGACGCCGACCGCGTTCGGCTGAGAGGTTTGTTAGCAGGGGTCCCCTGCTATACCGCAGGCGTTAACAAGGGGCCCTTCCTTTCACCTCAGTCAGCCGGCGTCCATGCCGCGCAGCACCAGCGGCAGGCGGGTGGGGCCGTCGGCGACCACCCGCACCGGAACTCCCCAGTCCTGCCTGGTCAGGTGGCAGGCCGCGTGCTCCACGTCCGCGTCGCAGGTCGCCGCCTGGGCGGTCACCTGGAGCACGCCGTCGGTCACCGCGCCGTCGATCACCAGCCGGCGGGACAGCTCGGTGCCGGTGCCCGCCCCCTCGACCAGCAGCTCCGGCGGTGACGCGGAGACCACCAGCCGGGTCGACGGACCGTACGTCTCGTCCAGCTTCTGTCCTGGCGCCGGAGTGAAGACGACGTCCAGCACGACCTCCCCGGCGGCCAGGTCGGTCGGCTTGCGTTCGGTGCGGTGCCGGGGGCCGTCGACGGTGTCCGCCCCGGCCGCCGAGAGCGCACCCGGGGCCAACCGGGTGATCCGGTGCGCGGACGACTCCACCACCAGCACCGCACCGTCGGGCGTGAGCACCAGGTCGCTCGGCTCGCCGAGTTCGGTGGCCACCGTGGAGACCTGGTCGGTCGCGGGGTCGTAGCGGCGTACCGCACCGTTGTAGGTGTCCGCGACCAGCACCGACCCGTCGGGCAGCGCGCAGACGCCGAGCGGGTGCTGGAGCAGGGCCTGCGCCGCCGGGCCGTCCACGTGACCGAAGTCGAACAACCCCTGACCCACGGCGGTACCCAGGATGCCGTTCTCGACGTACCGGACGGCGCTGGTCTCGCTGTCGGCCACCCAGAGGCGGGTGCCGTCGGCGGAGACCGAGAGCCCCGACGGCTGCGCCAGCCACGCCTCGGCCAACGGGCCGTCCCGCAGTGCCTCCACGGTGGTGCCGGCGTACATGCCGACGGTGCGCTTGATCGGGTCGAACCACCAGAGCTGGTGGATGCCGGCCATGGCGATGACGATCCGGTCGTCGTACCAGGCGAGGTCCCAGGGGGAGGAGAGGTCGATGGAGAGCGCGTCGTGCGCGTGGTCGTCGACCGTGGAACGCCACTGCCGACCCGTGCCGGCCACGGTGACCACCTCGCCGGTGGCGAGCCGTACGCCGCGCAGCAGGTGGTTGACGGTGTCGGCGACCACCAGGTCGTAACCGGCGACCTCGGCGACGTGCTCGGGCAGCAGGGACAGACCCTGCGGCTCGGAGAAGGTGGCGGCCTCGGCCGGTCCGTCGCCCCGACCCCGGCTCCCGGTGCCGATGGTGCGGGTCACGGTCTCGCCGTCGTCGGCCAGCTCGACCACCCGGTGCCGGGCCGAGTCCGACACCAACAGGCCACCGCCGGGCAGGGCCACCGCCTTGCCGGGGAAGCGCAGCGTCGTCCGCGGCTCGGCCGGCGGCACGTACGGGCCGTCGCCCCGGCGCAGGGTGCCCTTGGCCTCGTGGGTGGCGATCAGGTCGTCGATCAGCCGGGCCAGCCCCTCGGCGTGACCCTCGCCGGCCATGGTGGCCACCACGTACCCCTCCGGGTCGACCACGGCGAGGGTCGGCCAGGCGCGGGCCGCGTACTGCTGCCACATGTCCAGCTCGGGGTCGTCGAGCACCGGGTGGTGCACGCCGTACCGCTCGACGGCGGCGGCCAGGGCGTCGGGGTCCTTCTCGTGCTCGAACTTGGGCGAGTGCACGCCGATCACGACGAGGACGTCGGCGTACTTCTCCTCGAGTGGACGCAGCTCGTCCAGCACGTGCAGGCAGTTGATGCAGCAGAAGGTCCAGAAGTCCAGGACGGCGATGCGACCCCGCAGATCCGCCAGACCCAGGTCCTTGCCGCCGGTGTTCAGCCAGGCCCGGCCCCGCAGCTCGGGTGCCCGTACGCGTGCACTCATGCACCCCATCGTGCCCTACCGGCTGGACCTCGGTGTCGTCCGCGCACACGAACACCGAGGGCGGGACACGGTGACCGTGCCCCGCCCTCGGTGTGACGTGGTCAGCTCCCGGTCGCCGGTTTCAGGCAGAGGAACGGGTTCGAGGAGACGCCGCGAAGCTCCACCAGCGGCATGGTCGGGTCGGGGCAGCTGTCCTTCGTCTCGACCTTGGACACCACCGTGAACGCCTCGTTGTCGCCGCACTGTGCCTCGACGGCGCTGTTGCCGGACCGCTTGACGCAGGTGCCGACCGCCGGGTCGAAGGCCCCTGCCTCGTTCGATCCGCCGATCTTGCCGAGGAGCAGCAGCAGACCGAGCGGGATGGCCAGGATGAGCACGGCGGCGACCAGTACTGCGGCGAGGACCCGACCGTTGCGGACCTTCGGCACCGGAGTCTCCGGAGCCGGTTCGGCCACCGGTTTGAAGGAGTCGAAGCGGCTCTGGTCCGGGTCGGACGGACCGGAGCCGGTGCCGGCGTTCGCGCCCCACGGCGGCGGCGACTGTCCCGGCGGCGGGAACGCCGCGGTGTGGTCGGCGCCCGGCTCGGGGCGCTTGGCACCGTAGGTGCCGCCCGAACGCTCGGACGGGCCGCCGAAGGGCTCGCCGCCCGGAGCCCCGAAACGGTCGCCGCCGGGCGGACCGCCGAAGGGGTCGTTGCCCTGACCGCCGAAGCGGTCACCGGGTGCGCCACCGAAGGACGGAGCGGCACCCGGTCCACCGAACGGGTCGCCACCGGGGTGGCCGCCGAAGCGGTCGCCACCGGGCGGGCCGCCGAACGGGTCGGCGGGACGCTCCGGCTCCGGGTGCGGCTTGGTGCCGTTGACCGGACGGTTGGTCGGCGGAGAGTCGGCGAAGGAGGGCATCCCCGCCGGGAAGGCCGGCGGCGCCGCCGGGGAGCCGGGAGCAGCCGATCCGGAGTAGGAGCCCGGCCCGCCGGCCGGCGGCTCGTGGTCGGCGAAGTGCGGCTCCGGGTTCTGGTCGAACCGGGGTGCCGGCGGCTCGTCCCGTTCCGGGGTCGACTCGCCGGACTCGGAGCGGGCGGGGCGGCCGTACACCCGCGACTGCGGGGCGGGCGGCCCGGCGGGGTGCGGCGGGTGGTCGGCGGGCGGCGTCACCCGGCTGGCCAGCGGCACCGACGCGCTCGCGGAGACCCCACCGGCGGCGGCCGTCGGCGGGGCGGACCAGTCGGCCTCGGGGGAGGTGCGGGGCGCGGGTATGACCGGCGCGGCCGAGGCCTGCGGGTCGTCGTACCGCGGCTCGGGCTGACCCCAGGCCACGCCACCGCCCTGCTGGTCCCCGGGGTGGCTGGTGGGTCCGGACTGGTCGACGCCGTACGCCGCCGGCTGGCCGTAGTCGGCGGGCGGCCCGGCGGCCAGGCTGGCACCGGGCACGCGCTGCTCCTGCGGCGGCAACGGCAGCATGTTGTTCGGGGAGATGCCCGGGGCCGGCGCGGGCTGGTAGATCGGAGCGTCTCCGGCCCGACCCGTCGCGGGCTCGACGTCGGCCCGGTCGGAGCCGGCCTCCGCCGCGCCGCTGTTGCCCCACGCCTCGCCGGGCGCCCACGGCTGCACGTCGGTCAGCCCGGGTCGGTCGGCGGCGGTACGCGAGGGCAGCGGTTCTCCACCGGGTGCCCAGGTCGGGGGCGGACCGGCGTCGGTGGGGCGGGCCGATCCGGTGGCGGGCTCGGACGGGGCCCACGCCGGGGCGGACTGCTCCTGAGGCGGCGTCGACCACTGCGGCCGCTCCTCGGCTGCCGCCCGGGTGCCCGCCCAGTCGGCTGGTGCCTCCGGGTGCGGGGTGGCCCAGTCGGGCTGCGCCGGCCGGTCACCGCCCGGGTGCCAGCTCTCGGCCTGCTGGTCGCCGGGCCAGCCGGCGGCGGGTTCGCGCTGCTGGCCGGTGGCCCAGGCGGGTTGCTCCTGCTGCTCGGGCTGCCACGCGCCGGGTCGGCCCGGCTCGTCGACGCCGGGCTGGTGCGGTGCCAGGTTGGGCGTCGGCACCTGCGCGGTGGCCCGGGCCGGCGGCTCGGCGCGGACCGGTGCCGGCGGGTCGGCCGGCGCCCAGTCGGGCTGGGCCGGCTCGGGCGGGGTCGCCGTGGCGGCCCAGCCCGGAGTGTGGTCGTCGCCTCGTGGCGTGGTGGCCCACTCCGGCTGCTGACCGGCACCCCAGCCGTTGGCCGGGCCGGAGGTCGGCTGGCCGGAGGTCGGTTGGGCGGTGGCCCAGTCGGGCTGCCCGGACGTGGGCTGGTGGGGCGCGGGCTGCTGGGGCGTCCACTCCGGCTGTTGGGGGGCGTCCGATGTGGCGGGGGCGCCCCAGGCCGGGTTCGGCTGTCCGCCGGTGGCCCAGGCGGGCTGGTCCGGAGTGGACTGCGCGGCGGGCGTCGCCCAGGCCGGTGGGGCCTGCTCGGCCTGGCCCGGCCACTGCTGCTGAGCCTGGTCCCAGTTGCCGGGGGGCGGGGAGTCCGCCTGTCGGGTCGCCTGCGCGCTGCCCCACTGGGTGCCCTGCTGGTTCGCCCAGGAAGGCGCGGGTGCGTCGGGTCGCGCGGGCGGTGGGGGTGCCCAGCCGAGGTCGGGGGCGGTTGCGCCGTACCCGCCGTCCGGCTGAGCCGATCGGTCGCCGTATGGCGCCGGTCCGCCGCCCGGCGGCGCCTCGTCCGGCTCCTGGCCGGGGCGGTGCGGGCCCTCGGACGTCATGTGTGCCCCTCCTCCATCACATGTCGGCCGCCGTCGCCGATGGTCTCGGCAGGGCAGCCGGCGGTGCCGGCGTGCCGGCCGTGCCGGCTCCCCGCACCGTATCCCGGTGGCCGCCGATGGGCTCCCGGGGAGCGTTCGTCGTCACCGTCCGTTGTCGATCGGTGTCGAGGTGCTTCTATCGCCTCGACCTCTCTCGGCCGTGGACGACGACCGTGCCCCACCGTACCGGGCGCTGCGGCGGGGCGGTATCCCGGTGTCAATGGCCGGTCGAACGCCGACGACCCGCCCGGGTCACCCGGGCGGGTCGTCGATCTGGAGGAGGTGGTTAACGTCGTGTGGCGTCAGTGCATGTGACGCTGGGCGATGACGAGGATCTCGTCACGGACCGCGGGCGAGTTGGCCGAACGCAGGGCCCGCTCGATGGCACGGGCGCGGCGGCTGGCGTCGCGGCGGCTACGGATTCGCTCGATCATGCTCATGGGGGTTCTCCTCCTGCTATTCGGTTGTCGGCCCCTCGATGCCTCTATTCAACCGCACGCAGGGCGTAAATTCCAGCGATTAGAAGGTGAGCTGAGCCACCAGCCTACGAATCATAGGTCGACTGCCTTCTGTGAAGAGGGTTTCGTCAACCAACGGCAACGGCCGGTGTGCCGGGCGTTCACCCGTGGCACACCGGCCGTCGTGGAGCCGATCAGGTCCAGGCGAGCAGTGCCGCCTCCGGGTCGGCGAGGAAGTCGCCGATGTCGCGCAGGAACTTCGAACCCAGCTCACCGTCGATGATGCGGTGGTCGAAGGAGAGGCCGAGCGTGGTGACCAGACGCGGCTTGACCTTGCCCTTGTGCACCCAGGGCATCTCCCGGACCGCACCGAAGGCCAGGATCGCCGACTCACCCGGCGGCAGGATCGGCGTACCGGTGTCCACCCCGAACACCCCGACGTTGGTGATGGTCAGGGTGCCGCCGGACATGTCGGCCGGCGAGGTCTTCCCGGCCTTGGCGGTCTGCACCAGGTCGGTCAACGCGTCGGCCAGCTCGCGCAGCGTCAGTCGACCGGCGTCCTTGACGTTCGGCACGATCAGGCCCCGCTCGGTGGCCGCCGCGATACCGAGGTTGACGTACTCCTTGACGACGATCTCGTCACCGGCCCACGTCGAGTTGACCATCGGGTGCCGCTTGACCGCCAGCAGCACCGCCTTGGCGACCAGCAGCAACGGCGAGACGCGTACGTCCCGCCACTCCCGCCGCCCGCGCAGCCGGTCCAGCGCCTTCATCGCCCGGGTCACGTCCACGGTCAGGAACTCCGTGACGTGCGGTGCGGTGAACGCGGACCGGGACATGTTCTCGGCGGTGAGCTTGCGTACCCCCTTGACCGGGATGCGCTGCTCGCGGTCGGCGCCGAAGCTCGCCGCCGCCGTGCCCGGGGCGCTGACCGTGAGCGGCTCCGCCGCGGCCGGTGCCGCCGCCCGCTGCACGTCCTCGCGGGTGATCGAACCCGACGGCCCGGACCCGGTCAGGGTGGCGAGGTCCACGCCGAGGTCCTTGGCGAGTTTGCGCACCGGCGGCTTGGCCAGCACCGCACCCGCGAGCCGGCCGTTGCCGTTCACCGTCGGGGCCGGCGCCACCGGAGCCGCCACGGGCGTGACCGGTGCCGGTGCGACCGGGGCGACGGTGGCCTGCGCCGGGACGACGCCCTTGCGGGGACGGCGTTTGGCCGTGGTGGTCCGGGGGCCGTATCCGACCAGGACGGCGGTCCGCCCACCCGGTGCCGGGCCGCCGATCAGGCCCGGTTCCACCGCGCCCTCGGCGGGTGCCACCTCGACGGCGGCCAGCGAGGCCGCCGAGGGGGTGGGCAGGTCGTCGGCGGGCGCGCCGGTCGTCGACGACGCGATCGGCCCGGCGCCCGGGTCGGTGTCGATCGCGATGATCGGCGCACCGACCTCGACCGTGGTGCCCTCCGGGTGGAAGATCGCGTGCACCTGACCGGCCCACTTCGCCGGGATCTCCACCGCCGCCTTGGCGGTCTCCACCTCGACGATCGGCTGGTTCAGCTCGATGGTGTCGCCCACCTTGACCAGCCAGCCGAGGATCTCGCCCTCGGTCAGGCCCTCGCCCAGGTCGGGCAGGTTGAACTCCTTGATCCGGGACATGTCGCTCACCAGCCGAAGGAGCGGTCGACGGCGTCGAGCACCCGGTCGAGGTCGGGAAGGTAGTCCTCCTCCACCCGGGCCGCCGGGTAGGGGGTGTCGAAGCCGGCCACCCGCAGCACCGGGGACTCCAGTGAGTAGAAGCACTCCTCGGTGATCCGGGCCGCGATCTCCGCGCCGAGGCCCACGTTGGACGGTGCCTCGTGCACCACCACCGCGCGGCCGGTGCGCCGCACCGACTCGTACACCACGCCGAGGTCCAGCGGGGAGAGCGTGCGCAGGTCGATGACCTCCAGCTCACGGCCGTCCTCGGCGGCGGCGGTCGCCGCGTCCAGGCAGGTCCGCACCATCGGGCCGTACGCGAGCAGGGTGACGTGGCTGCCGGACCGGACCACCCGTGCCGAGTGCAGCGGGTACGCCTCGGACAGCGGGGCGTCCAGGTCGACCTGCCCCTTCTCCCAGTAACGCCGCTTCGGCTCCAGGAACACGATCGGATCGTCCGAGGCGACGGCCTGCTGGATCATCACGTACGCGTCCTGCGGGTTGGCGCAGGAGACGACCTTCAGCCCGGCGGTGTGCGCGAAGTACGCCTCGGGCGACTCCGAGTGGTGCTCCACCGCGCCGATGCCGCCGCCGAACGGGATCCGGATCACCATCGGGATGTTCAGCTTGCCGCGCGAGCGGTAGTGCATCTTCGCCACCTGCGACACGATCTGGTCGTACGCCGGGTAGACGAAGCCGTCGAACTGGATCTCGCAGACCGGGCGGTAGCCGCGGATGGCCAGGCCGACCGCGGTGCCGATGATGCCCGACTCGGCCAGCGGGGTGTCGATGACCCGCTGGTCGCCGAAGTCCTTCTGCAACCCGTCGGTGATCCGGAAGACGCCGCCGAGCTTGCCGACGTCCTCGCCCATGATGACGACCTTCGGGTCGTTCTCCAGGGCGCGGCGCAGACCGGTGTTGAGGGCCTTGCCGAGGGTGAGCGTCTCCGTGGCCATCAGTGCGCGCTCCCCTCGAACGACTCCAGGTACCGGCTGAACTCCGCACGCTGCTCGTCCAGCAGCGGCGAACCGTTGGGGTAGACGTGCTCGAAGAGCGTGGTGGGCTCCGGGTCCGGCATGGCCAGCACCCGCTCCCGCAGATCCACGGCCTCGCGACGGGCCTGCTCGTCGACCTCGGTGAAGAAGCCGGCGTCGGCGATCTGCTCGCGCTCCAGGAACGCCTTCACCCGGGCGATCGGGTCCTTGGCCTGCCAGGCCTCGACCTCGCTGGCGATCCGGTAGCGGGTCGGGTCGTCGGAGGTGGTGTGCGCCCCCATCCGGTAGGTGTACGCCT
Above is a window of Verrucosispora sp. NA02020 DNA encoding:
- a CDS encoding DUF6458 family protein, with translation MGIGGSIFLIALGAIFAFAVEADLGWLNLSVVGWVLMLAGVAGLLVTLYFWNSRRRPVVAPVREERVVAERAVPVQDNRVVQEYREVRRPDPMV
- a CDS encoding hemolysin III family protein translates to MTTSARPRLKPVDIGKPRMRGWLHTYAFFVALICGIVLCSIAAARPGWTPLVSTGVYSLTVCGLFGTSALYHRRVWSTRGYQVMRRMDHSMIFLFIAGTYTPFCVLLLETRAAVIMLSVVWGGALGGVALKLIWPHASRWLSAPLYLALGWVSVGMLPDILHHGGVTALVLLAVGGGIYTVGAVFYALRRPNPWPTVFGHHEFFHACTLVAAICHHIAIYFALFA
- a CDS encoding allophanate hydrolase subunit 1, with translation MVEAWRAELWRRRDRGDLVAEEIVPAATTVLLDGVPDLEATAIRIADWTPTLRPAPAPAPGLAPAPGADTPTAPRRSWSCGGDKESHNRTGYRPPLHDRRGEAAMEREAAMADAAGWGGGGGVVEVPVSFDGEDLPRVAELWRVDVPAVVRRLRETEFRVAFCGFAPGFGYLTGLPAGLAVPRLATPRARVPAGAVGLAGPYAGIYPTASPGGWLLVGRTGLTLFDVTADPPALLTPGTRVRLVQA
- a CDS encoding biotin-dependent carboxyltransferase family protein, which produces MPLAGGVPAVSLRGEIEVLRAGALTTVQDQGRVGWAHLGVPRSGALDPAALRLANRLVGNPESAAGLEITLTGCDLRVDRATTVAVVGAEADIWIGTRPGDTGRPLAVPGGTVLRTGPARRGLRCWLAVAGGIAVDPVLGSRATDTLAGLGPAPLRDGDLLPLGVVPDPPAPVDFTVPPPFPAELHLTVRLGPRHDWFTPVALDRLLGTAYQVSPLSNRVGARLSGAPLPRAVAGELPSEGIVLGAVQVPADGQPLVFLADHPTTGGYPVIAVVDDVTPLAQARPGTTVRFHGPER
- a CDS encoding LamB/YcsF family protein; translated protein: MDLNADLGEGFGIWPLGDDEALLNLITSANVACGFHAGDAPTMRRVCATAAQRGVAIGAQVGYRDLAGFGRRAIAYEFAELRDEVLYQIGALQAFCRAYRTRVRYLKPHGALYHAAACEEMPAAAIVAAVDDFDRDLPLLCPPGSVLAQLAQGAGMRVVAEGFADRNYLPNGRLVPRTSPDALVTDPQEVANRAVRMATERAVTAVDGSAIPCVVESICLHGDSPGAVAAAELVRAALIDAGVTPTAFG
- a CDS encoding NHL domain-containing thioredoxin family protein, yielding MSARVRAPELRGRAWLNTGGKDLGLADLRGRIAVLDFWTFCCINCLHVLDELRPLEEKYADVLVVIGVHSPKFEHEKDPDALAAAVERYGVHHPVLDDPELDMWQQYAARAWPTLAVVDPEGYVVATMAGEGHAEGLARLIDDLIATHEAKGTLRRGDGPYVPPAEPRTTLRFPGKAVALPGGGLLVSDSARHRVVELADDGETVTRTIGTGSRGRGDGPAEAATFSEPQGLSLLPEHVAEVAGYDLVVADTVNHLLRGVRLATGEVVTVAGTGRQWRSTVDDHAHDALSIDLSSPWDLAWYDDRIVIAMAGIHQLWWFDPIKRTVGMYAGTTVEALRDGPLAEAWLAQPSGLSVSADGTRLWVADSETSAVRYVENGILGTAVGQGLFDFGHVDGPAAQALLQHPLGVCALPDGSVLVADTYNGAVRRYDPATDQVSTVATELGEPSDLVLTPDGAVLVVESSAHRITRLAPGALSAAGADTVDGPRHRTERKPTDLAAGEVVLDVVFTPAPGQKLDETYGPSTRLVVSASPPELLVEGAGTGTELSRRLVIDGAVTDGVLQVTAQAATCDADVEHAACHLTRQDWGVPVRVVADGPTRLPLVLRGMDAG
- a CDS encoding dihydrolipoamide acetyltransferase family protein, with product MSRIKEFNLPDLGEGLTEGEILGWLVKVGDTIELNQPIVEVETAKAAVEIPAKWAGQVHAIFHPEGTTVEVGAPIIAIDTDPGAGPIASSTTGAPADDLPTPSAASLAAVEVAPAEGAVEPGLIGGPAPGGRTAVLVGYGPRTTTAKRRPRKGVVPAQATVAPVAPAPVTPVAAPVAPAPTVNGNGRLAGAVLAKPPVRKLAKDLGVDLATLTGSGPSGSITREDVQRAAAPAAAEPLTVSAPGTAAASFGADREQRIPVKGVRKLTAENMSRSAFTAPHVTEFLTVDVTRAMKALDRLRGRREWRDVRVSPLLLVAKAVLLAVKRHPMVNSTWAGDEIVVKEYVNLGIAAATERGLIVPNVKDAGRLTLRELADALTDLVQTAKAGKTSPADMSGGTLTITNVGVFGVDTGTPILPPGESAILAFGAVREMPWVHKGKVKPRLVTTLGLSFDHRIIDGELGSKFLRDIGDFLADPEAALLAWT
- a CDS encoding alpha-ketoacid dehydrogenase subunit beta, yielding MATETLTLGKALNTGLRRALENDPKVVIMGEDVGKLGGVFRITDGLQKDFGDQRVIDTPLAESGIIGTAVGLAIRGYRPVCEIQFDGFVYPAYDQIVSQVAKMHYRSRGKLNIPMVIRIPFGGGIGAVEHHSESPEAYFAHTAGLKVVSCANPQDAYVMIQQAVASDDPIVFLEPKRRYWEKGQVDLDAPLSEAYPLHSARVVRSGSHVTLLAYGPMVRTCLDAATAAAEDGRELEVIDLRTLSPLDLGVVYESVRRTGRAVVVHEAPSNVGLGAEIAARITEECFYSLESPVLRVAGFDTPYPAARVEEDYLPDLDRVLDAVDRSFGW